The Caldisericia bacterium sequence CTCATAGATGCATCACATAACCAGTATTTCAATGACCAGAGACTTACTGGACTGATAACTAGGATAAAGAACGAGCTTGGATGGTTGGTTGATGTGAACGCCCAGCCGATAACGCTTGACTTGCTCTCCAAGTACAATGTGCTGATCATACCTAATCCAAAATCGGACATTACTGAGAAAGAAGCCCAAGCAATTAAGGAGTGGGTTAGGAATGGAGGTGGGCTTCTGATTACGGGAGACTGGTATAAGTACGTCTACTATAGAAGCCTCAACAAGGTTACTGAGGAGTTTGGAATTAAGTTTAATGATGACGAGCTCATGGATGACGAGTACAACACCGGGAAATCCTATTATCCACTTGTTGGTGAATTCAACTTTGTTCATCCCACAACAAGATTTCTTAGTGGGGCACACCAGCTTTATTACTCCGGTAACACTTTGGACATAAGTGGAAACGCAATATGGTTAATAAGGGGTTATGAGACCTCTTATGCAGTCTCTGAGACAGGAGATATTACCAAAGAAAAAGGATCAAAGCCAATAATTGCAGCTGCAGTAGAAGTTGGTAGTGGTAGAATAGTGGCTTATGGTTCCAGCATGGCACTCAGTGATGAACAGAATGGAGAATATATTAGGACAAATTGGCCATTTATCAAAGGAGTCCTCTTGTGGTTAGCCAAGAAATCTTGAGTTTTTTCTTTTTATACTCTTTACAGTGTTGGAGGGGGGGTAAAAAATGACGAAAATAAAGTTGGTTTGTGGTTTGATTGTTGTGTTATTGGTGAGTGTTGCTTTTGCGGGCTGTACACAAAAAGGAACCTCCCTACATACCTCAACAACTACTACACAAATACTAAAAAAGCCGGAAATAAAGCTTGTAAACCATAAATGGGGGAAAATAACTCATTCAACAACTGAGATAATTACCGAGATCACACTCTACAACCCTAATGCAGTTCCAATTCCAATAGAGAATGCCTTAGTAGAAGTTTATATGAATAATATAAAAATGGGTGAAGGTTCTTCAACGATTGGAGAGATCAAAGCAAATTCAGAGTCAAAAATAGTGATTTCGACAAAGTTTGAAAATACTAAACTCCCCGAGTGGTGGGTATCCCATATAAAAAACGGTGAGACATCAACAATGAGACTCAAAGGAATTTTGACCTTTGATCTGAAAGTTACAAAAGTTCAGTTCCCAATC is a genomic window containing:
- a CDS encoding LEA type 2 family protein — translated: MTKIKLVCGLIVVLLVSVAFAGCTQKGTSLHTSTTTTQILKKPEIKLVNHKWGKITHSTTEIITEITLYNPNAVPIPIENALVEVYMNNIKMGEGSSTIGEIKANSESKIVISTKFENTKLPEWWVSHIKNGETSTMRLKGILTFDLKVTKVQFPIELSSPIKTGILEGLNSDTPQKVNIGPVTLTIESIKSHWGDVTT